A stretch of Rhizobium sp. TH2 DNA encodes these proteins:
- a CDS encoding Hpt domain-containing protein — MAALSIAFEAPDNYRGYTPSQHRPIDLVHLAKQTSGDKALELEVLHTFARQARSCMNELACGEADIITQAAHKLKGAALAIGAFNVSSAAEKVESRAGDAAGIIQLGNAITEAENFINTLSRS; from the coding sequence ATGGCAGCGTTGAGTATCGCATTCGAAGCCCCCGACAATTACCGGGGTTACACTCCTTCCCAGCATCGCCCGATCGACCTCGTTCATCTCGCCAAGCAGACATCCGGTGACAAGGCCCTCGAACTCGAGGTTCTTCACACATTCGCCCGGCAGGCGCGCAGTTGCATGAATGAACTGGCCTGCGGCGAGGCAGACATCATCACCCAGGCTGCCCATAAGCTCAAGGGTGCGGCGCTGGCCATCGGAGCGTTCAACGTCTCCTCGGCCGCCGAGAAGGTGGAGAGCAGGGCGGGTGATGCGGCCGGTATCATCCAGCTCGGCAATGCGATCACGGAAGCCGAGAACTTCATCAACACGCTTTCGCGCTCCTGA
- a CDS encoding (2Fe-2S)-binding protein, giving the protein MPKLIIIENDGTRHELDAAPGSTVMENAIRNSISGILAECGGACACATCHVYVDEAFADKAGKPDPMEEDMLDFAYDVRPTSRLSCQIRMTDALEGLTVHIPEKQG; this is encoded by the coding sequence ATGCCCAAGCTCATCATCATTGAAAATGACGGAACGCGCCACGAATTGGACGCCGCCCCCGGCTCCACGGTCATGGAAAACGCCATCCGCAATTCGATCAGCGGCATTCTGGCGGAATGTGGCGGTGCCTGCGCCTGCGCGACCTGTCATGTCTATGTGGATGAGGCTTTCGCCGACAAGGCCGGCAAGCCCGACCCGATGGAAGAGGATATGCTGGATTTCGCTTATGACGTGCGACCGACCTCGCGGCTGAGCTGTCAGATCAGAATGACGGATGCCCTTGAGGGGCTGACCGTTCATATTCCTGAAAAGCAGGGCTGA